Proteins co-encoded in one Opitutus terrae PB90-1 genomic window:
- a CDS encoding DNA gyrase/topoisomerase IV subunit A, producing the protein MAKRKNAKNDNQSELPLGGASTPPKSPVSTPAAVTPERETNGNGASAEVPPLRRSGKKAQEEEAPLAVNYRNWFLDYASYVILDRAVPHIDDGLKPVQRRILHTMWEMEDGRFHKLANIVGATMRFHPHGDASIGAALVGLGQRGFLVEPQGNFGNLLTGDDAAAPRYIEARLTAFAKDVLFNPKTTPWQLSYDGRAREPVTLPAKFPIVLLEGAEGIAVGLATKILPHNFNDLCRAAINHLQGKTFRIYPDFPTGGVADFSEYNDGERGGKVKIRAKIEIRSKYLLAITELPFGSTTESLIESILAANAKGKIKIRHVDDNTADAVEILVHLPQGSDPEKLIQQLYVFTACQTNLSPAACVIEDDKPHFLGVREILKRSVDKTKALLKRELEIRQAELEQQWHWDSLERIFIEERIYRRIEKSKTWQSVLDEIREGLQPFLKQLRRPVTDDDITRLTEIRIKRISAYNRFQADEAIKKIEAELRETKANLKALTAYAVAWFEQLQEKYGKGLKRRTSYDEIEQINAAEVVSANQRLYVNREDGFIGLNWRQHEYVQDCTILDSVVCLMRDGSLKVSKVAEKVFMGRDIIHCAVFPKDGDPNFYTMVYQDKESGKAFAKRFQIGGLSRDKLYSLVKSEGSRVVYLEISKTEKEMPKKLRIFIDGRSGARVREFDFELDRVPVSSRSAKGLTVTKWPVKDVKRADLALA; encoded by the coding sequence ATGGCCAAACGAAAAAACGCGAAGAACGACAACCAATCTGAACTGCCGCTCGGCGGTGCGTCCACACCGCCCAAATCGCCGGTGAGCACGCCCGCGGCGGTGACCCCCGAGCGCGAGACGAACGGTAACGGCGCGTCCGCTGAAGTGCCGCCGCTTCGCCGCAGCGGCAAGAAGGCGCAGGAGGAAGAGGCGCCGCTCGCGGTGAATTACCGGAACTGGTTTCTCGACTACGCCAGCTACGTCATTCTCGACCGCGCGGTGCCGCACATCGACGACGGGCTGAAGCCGGTGCAGCGCCGGATCCTGCACACGATGTGGGAAATGGAGGACGGGCGTTTCCACAAGCTCGCGAACATCGTCGGCGCGACGATGCGCTTTCATCCGCACGGCGACGCGTCCATCGGCGCGGCGCTCGTCGGCTTGGGGCAGCGCGGCTTCCTCGTCGAGCCGCAGGGCAACTTCGGCAACCTGCTGACCGGCGACGACGCGGCGGCGCCGCGCTACATCGAGGCGCGGCTGACGGCCTTCGCCAAGGACGTGTTGTTCAATCCGAAGACGACCCCCTGGCAGCTCAGCTATGATGGTCGCGCGCGCGAGCCGGTGACGCTGCCGGCGAAATTCCCGATCGTGCTGCTCGAAGGCGCCGAAGGCATCGCCGTCGGATTGGCGACGAAGATCCTGCCGCACAATTTCAACGACCTCTGCCGCGCCGCGATCAATCACCTGCAGGGAAAAACATTCCGGATTTATCCGGACTTTCCCACGGGCGGCGTGGCCGATTTTTCGGAGTACAACGACGGCGAGCGCGGCGGGAAGGTGAAGATCCGCGCGAAGATCGAGATCCGCAGCAAATACCTGCTGGCGATCACCGAGCTACCCTTCGGTTCGACGACCGAATCGTTGATCGAATCGATTCTGGCGGCGAACGCGAAGGGCAAGATCAAGATCCGTCACGTCGACGACAACACCGCCGATGCGGTGGAAATCCTCGTGCACCTCCCGCAGGGCAGCGATCCGGAAAAACTGATCCAGCAGCTGTACGTGTTCACCGCCTGCCAGACGAACCTCTCGCCGGCCGCGTGCGTGATCGAGGACGACAAGCCGCATTTCCTCGGCGTGCGCGAGATTCTCAAGCGCTCGGTCGACAAGACCAAAGCGCTGCTGAAACGCGAACTCGAGATCCGGCAGGCGGAGCTTGAGCAGCAGTGGCACTGGGACTCGCTCGAGCGGATTTTCATCGAGGAGCGGATCTATCGCCGGATCGAGAAATCGAAAACCTGGCAGAGCGTGCTCGACGAGATTCGCGAAGGATTGCAGCCCTTCCTGAAGCAGCTGCGGCGACCGGTGACGGATGACGACATCACGCGGCTGACCGAGATTCGGATCAAGCGGATCTCCGCGTACAACCGGTTCCAGGCGGACGAGGCGATCAAGAAGATCGAAGCGGAGCTGCGCGAAACGAAGGCGAACCTGAAGGCGCTCACGGCCTATGCCGTCGCGTGGTTCGAGCAGCTGCAGGAAAAATACGGCAAGGGGCTGAAGCGGCGCACCAGTTACGACGAGATCGAACAGATCAATGCGGCGGAAGTCGTGTCGGCCAACCAACGGCTCTATGTGAATCGCGAGGACGGGTTCATCGGGTTGAACTGGCGCCAGCACGAATACGTGCAGGACTGCACGATCCTCGACAGCGTCGTGTGCCTCATGCGCGATGGCTCGCTCAAGGTGTCGAAAGTCGCCGAGAAGGTTTTCATGGGCCGCGACATCATTCACTGCGCGGTGTTTCCGAAGGACGGCGATCCGAACTTCTACACGATGGTCTATCAGGACAAGGAGAGCGGCAAAGCCTTCGCCAAGCGGTTCCAGATCGGCGGGCTGTCGCGCGACAAGCTGTATTCGCTGGTCAAATCCGAGGGCTCGCGCGTGGTTTATCTCGAGATCAGCAAGACCGAGAAGGAGATGCCGAAAAAGCTGCGCATCTTCATCGATGGCCGAAGCGGCGCACGCGTGCGGGAGTTCGATTTCGAACTCGACCGTGTGCCAGTGAGCAGCCGCAGCGCGAAGGGTCTCACCGTCACCAAGTGGCCGGTGAAGGACGTGAAACGCGCGGATCTGGCGCTGGCGTGA
- a CDS encoding sulfatase-like hydrolase/transferase, protein MAPKPSILWIVTTQWRAQACGFAGDPNARTPCLDALAAKSVVWTQAVAPHPFGPFARAAMLTGVPSPENGVRDYFDPLPIWRSGATNGRTIAHTLDPLGYATAFFGKWHLGRRDPAEPLVGEAHARTIVPADARGGFAHWEGFESGFLLNDPWLHGTRIGEPRQFRGYQSDVLGERAARWVATQSVAPWFCVVSLEPPHPPYDAPAAGVPPPAPQEIVLERNVPRDGELEAKARRELAGYYAHIEATDQAIGRLVAAVDAAEATQGRPAPIVVFTSVHGDMHGAHGLFRKGWPYEESVRVPLLVRAGGAIGGRSDELVSLLDLPRWAEAWARGAEVRRTMAGHEAQAISMPSVVRLPQQCDRIWHGVRTRTRKLVLNDDGTPWLLFDLENDPGEQRNLVGDPAWRVERDRLRALMRL, encoded by the coding sequence ATGGCGCCGAAGCCGAGCATCCTGTGGATCGTGACCACGCAGTGGCGGGCGCAGGCGTGCGGCTTCGCGGGCGATCCCAACGCGCGCACGCCCTGTCTTGACGCGCTGGCCGCAAAGAGCGTCGTCTGGACGCAGGCGGTGGCGCCGCATCCGTTCGGCCCGTTCGCGCGCGCGGCCATGTTGACGGGCGTGCCGTCGCCCGAAAACGGCGTCCGCGACTATTTCGATCCGCTCCCGATCTGGCGGAGCGGAGCGACGAACGGACGAACGATTGCGCACACGCTCGACCCACTCGGTTATGCGACCGCGTTCTTCGGCAAATGGCATCTGGGCCGGCGCGATCCCGCGGAGCCACTCGTGGGCGAGGCGCACGCGCGGACGATCGTCCCGGCGGACGCGCGGGGCGGATTCGCGCATTGGGAAGGTTTCGAGAGCGGTTTCCTGCTGAACGATCCGTGGCTGCACGGGACGAGGATCGGCGAGCCGCGGCAGTTTCGTGGCTATCAGAGCGACGTGCTCGGCGAACGAGCGGCGCGCTGGGTGGCGACGCAGAGCGTGGCACCCTGGTTCTGCGTCGTGAGTCTCGAGCCGCCGCATCCGCCGTATGATGCGCCGGCGGCGGGAGTGCCGCCGCCGGCGCCGCAGGAGATCGTGCTCGAGCGCAACGTACCACGCGACGGCGAGCTGGAGGCGAAGGCGCGACGGGAACTCGCGGGCTACTACGCTCACATTGAGGCGACAGACCAGGCCATCGGACGGCTCGTCGCAGCCGTGGATGCCGCCGAAGCGACGCAGGGACGCCCCGCGCCGATCGTGGTGTTCACGAGCGTGCACGGCGACATGCACGGCGCGCACGGGTTGTTCCGCAAAGGCTGGCCGTACGAGGAGAGCGTGCGCGTGCCGCTGCTCGTCCGGGCCGGCGGTGCCATTGGCGGACGGAGCGACGAACTCGTGTCGCTGCTCGATCTGCCGCGCTGGGCGGAGGCGTGGGCGCGCGGGGCCGAGGTGCGCCGCACGATGGCCGGTCATGAGGCACAAGCGATTTCGATGCCGTCGGTCGTGCGGTTGCCGCAACAGTGCGACCGGATCTGGCACGGCGTGCGGACCCGGACGCGAAAGCTCGTGCTGAATGACGACGGCACGCCGTGGCTGTTGTTCGATTTGGAGAACGATCCGGGCGAGCAGCGCAATCTCGTGGGCGACCCCGCGTGGCGGGTGGAACGCGATCGGCTGCGGGCGCTCATGCGACTGTGA
- a CDS encoding HAD family acid phosphatase yields MNLTRRALLLVVGTIAALVALRAEPRNIQLAKEEIRTYVQSGEYLREMQAVAQQAAAWIEQRAGAARSADGAAKSERLAVVMDLDETLLANAEHILRLDFGYDRKAWDAWVHEAKAPAIEPVRQLYELARRLDVAVIFITGRGERYRAATEQNLRAVGCDGYARLVCRPDAWKDTSAVFKLGERQRLAAEGFVIIANLGDQESDLTGGGAERNFKFPNPFYLSK; encoded by the coding sequence ATGAACCTGACCCGCCGGGCACTGCTCTTGGTCGTGGGCACGATCGCGGCGCTGGTCGCCCTGCGCGCCGAGCCGCGGAACATCCAACTCGCGAAGGAGGAGATCCGGACCTACGTGCAGTCGGGCGAGTATCTGCGCGAGATGCAGGCGGTCGCGCAGCAGGCGGCGGCATGGATCGAGCAGCGGGCGGGTGCGGCGCGATCGGCGGACGGCGCGGCCAAGTCGGAGCGGCTCGCGGTGGTGATGGATCTCGACGAAACGCTGCTCGCGAACGCGGAGCACATCCTGCGGCTCGACTTCGGTTACGACCGCAAGGCGTGGGACGCGTGGGTGCATGAGGCGAAGGCCCCCGCGATCGAACCCGTGCGTCAGCTGTATGAGCTCGCGCGCCGACTCGACGTCGCGGTCATCTTCATCACTGGACGCGGCGAGCGTTATCGAGCGGCGACGGAACAGAACCTGCGCGCCGTCGGCTGCGACGGCTATGCGCGACTCGTCTGTCGGCCCGACGCGTGGAAAGACACGAGCGCGGTTTTCAAGCTCGGTGAACGCCAGCGACTCGCGGCGGAAGGCTTCGTGATCATCGCGAATCTGGGCGATCAGGAAAGCGATTTGACCGGCGGCGGGGCGGAGCGGAATTTTAAATTTCCGAATCCGTTTTACCTGTCGAAGTAG
- a CDS encoding 3-keto-disaccharide hydrolase, with amino-acid sequence MRLLVTLSVLLGLSSVAMADEGWRPLWNGRDFSGWSTWLQRPEPSSTVPGLARAADGKYLEPIGANRDPLHVFTIAEVDGRAAIRISGEVFGELRTARSLQDYHLRLQFRWGEKKWPPRHKPETRRDSGLLYHVHTAPGAEGRTWARSIELQIQEHDVGDLWAVGSRIAVRAKPQPGTEPPRWIYDPAGEWKVFSQVPGAEGRCVKQPDNEKPFGEWNTVELICLGEDTVHVVNGKVVMRLHGPQRIDGPAPAPVTGGPIILQSEGAEIFYRDIEVRPITSIPPEFSE; translated from the coding sequence ATGCGCCTTCTGGTTACCCTGTCGGTTCTGCTGGGGCTGAGTTCCGTTGCGATGGCGGACGAGGGCTGGCGTCCATTGTGGAACGGTCGTGATTTCTCCGGTTGGTCGACGTGGCTGCAGCGCCCCGAGCCGAGTTCCACGGTGCCCGGCCTCGCTCGCGCGGCGGACGGCAAGTATCTCGAGCCGATTGGCGCGAATCGCGATCCGCTGCATGTGTTCACCATCGCGGAAGTGGACGGACGCGCGGCGATCAGAATTTCCGGCGAGGTGTTCGGCGAACTGCGCACCGCGCGGTCGCTGCAGGACTATCATCTGCGCCTGCAGTTCAGATGGGGTGAAAAGAAATGGCCGCCGCGGCACAAGCCGGAGACCCGGCGCGACAGTGGGCTGCTTTACCACGTGCATACGGCGCCGGGCGCAGAAGGCCGGACCTGGGCGCGCTCGATCGAACTGCAGATTCAGGAACACGACGTCGGCGATCTGTGGGCCGTGGGCTCGCGCATTGCGGTTCGCGCCAAGCCGCAGCCGGGCACGGAGCCGCCACGGTGGATCTACGATCCGGCCGGCGAGTGGAAAGTCTTTTCCCAGGTGCCGGGAGCCGAAGGGCGCTGCGTGAAGCAGCCCGACAACGAGAAGCCTTTCGGGGAGTGGAACACGGTGGAGCTGATCTGCCTCGGCGAAGACACTGTGCACGTCGTGAACGGCAAAGTGGTGATGCGATTGCACGGGCCGCAGCGGATCGACGGCCCGGCACCCGCGCCCGTGACCGGCGGGCCGATCATCCTGCAGTCGGAGGGCGCGGAGATTTTTTATCGCGACATCGAAGTCCGGCCGATCACGAGCATCCCGCCGGAATTCTCAGAATAG
- a CDS encoding PhoH family protein, with translation MEHLRGATAPNSRIKVAGKIKTFVVDTNVLLHDPQSIFKFEDNNLAIPVEVLEELDAIKAEQSTERGRNARRVHRILQELLPDSRSMHEGVELPNGGTLSIIINPYLMEGGRTSPAMERLRAILPDLSKKDNRIIAAALFVQEQFPPPTILVTKDVNVQLKARAVGLESEDYLNDKVPEPVDEASYTEIPLSIYELQRFCSEGEFELSAEAAETLYVNEYVLLRSSEGKTMPARYYGEGLVQRLQIPDFVKAQGGVPVRARNLEQQFFLDALLDDSIHIVTCFGKAGTGKTLLSIVGALHQTQDENSRYDGVSISRPVIALGKDIGFLPGTLEEKMKPWLQPYYDALELLIPSKPPKEPQFATKKVSKKKHRKNEDRMLAAMNARQPTYAPAGTNGSLTPTKPYERLLRSGLVEIEALAFIRGRSIARRFFILDEAQQLTPHEAKTIITRISEGSKIVLIGDPAQIDNPYVDSRSNGLVYCHNRMKGQPIAAHVKLVKGERSKLAELAADLL, from the coding sequence ATGGAACACCTGCGCGGGGCAACGGCCCCAAATTCGCGGATCAAGGTAGCGGGTAAGATCAAGACCTTCGTGGTCGACACGAACGTTCTCCTCCACGACCCGCAGTCGATCTTCAAGTTCGAGGACAACAACCTCGCGATCCCGGTGGAGGTGTTGGAGGAGCTCGATGCCATCAAGGCCGAGCAATCGACGGAGCGCGGTCGCAACGCGCGGCGCGTGCATCGAATTTTGCAGGAGTTGCTGCCGGACTCGCGCTCCATGCACGAAGGCGTGGAGCTGCCGAACGGCGGCACGCTCTCGATCATCATCAACCCGTATCTGATGGAAGGCGGCCGGACCTCGCCGGCGATGGAGCGACTGCGCGCGATCCTGCCGGATCTGTCGAAGAAGGACAATCGGATCATCGCCGCCGCGCTCTTCGTGCAGGAGCAGTTTCCGCCCCCGACCATCCTCGTGACCAAGGACGTCAACGTGCAGCTCAAGGCGCGCGCCGTCGGCTTGGAGTCGGAGGATTACCTCAACGACAAGGTGCCGGAGCCGGTCGACGAGGCGAGCTACACCGAGATTCCGCTGAGCATCTACGAGCTGCAGCGATTCTGCTCCGAGGGCGAATTCGAGCTGTCGGCCGAGGCGGCGGAGACGCTGTATGTGAACGAATACGTGCTGCTGCGCTCGAGCGAGGGCAAGACGATGCCGGCGCGCTACTACGGCGAAGGCCTCGTGCAGCGATTGCAGATCCCCGACTTCGTGAAGGCCCAGGGCGGCGTGCCAGTGCGGGCGCGCAACCTCGAGCAGCAGTTCTTCCTCGATGCGTTGCTCGATGACAGCATTCACATCGTCACCTGCTTCGGCAAGGCGGGCACCGGCAAGACGCTGCTCTCGATCGTCGGCGCGCTGCACCAGACGCAGGACGAAAACTCGCGCTACGATGGCGTCTCGATTTCGCGGCCCGTGATCGCGCTGGGCAAGGACATCGGATTCCTGCCGGGCACCCTCGAGGAGAAGATGAAGCCCTGGCTGCAGCCCTATTACGACGCGCTGGAGCTGCTGATTCCCTCGAAGCCGCCGAAGGAGCCGCAGTTCGCGACGAAGAAAGTTTCCAAGAAAAAGCACCGCAAGAACGAGGACCGCATGCTGGCGGCAATGAACGCGCGGCAGCCGACCTACGCGCCAGCCGGAACGAACGGTTCACTGACACCGACCAAGCCCTACGAGCGGCTGCTCCGCTCGGGCTTGGTGGAGATCGAGGCGCTCGCGTTCATTCGTGGGCGCTCGATCGCCCGCCGGTTCTTCATTCTCGACGAGGCGCAGCAGCTGACGCCGCACGAGGCGAAGACGATCATCACGCGCATCTCCGAGGGCTCGAAGATCGTGCTCATCGGCGACCCGGCGCAGATCGACAATCCTTACGTGGATTCGCGCAGCAATGGCTTGGTCTATTGCCACAACCGGATGAAGGGGCAGCCGATTGCCGCGCACGTGAAGCTGGTGAAGGGCGAGCGGTCCAAGCTCGCCGAGCTCGCGGCGGATCTGCTGTAA
- a CDS encoding cob(I)yrinic acid a,c-diamide adenosyltransferase gives MSIATRTGDQGMTGLLYGQRVPKDHPQIEAVGAFDELNAAVGLAKAACPDTDRRAALEAIQHDLIALMGEVACAESDLARYEASKFPKLGETELARIDAAVAAIEARKIRFDGWATPGANTFAGALELARTVARRAERRLVALKSHGRTVRPVVGQYVNRVADLLWLMAREAEK, from the coding sequence ATGAGCATCGCGACGCGCACCGGCGATCAGGGCATGACGGGCCTGCTCTACGGGCAGCGCGTACCGAAGGATCACCCGCAAATCGAGGCGGTCGGCGCGTTCGACGAGCTCAACGCCGCGGTGGGCTTGGCCAAGGCGGCCTGCCCTGATACGGATCGTCGCGCGGCGCTCGAAGCCATCCAGCACGATCTGATCGCGTTGATGGGCGAAGTCGCCTGTGCCGAGTCGGATCTCGCGCGCTACGAAGCGTCGAAATTCCCGAAGCTGGGCGAAACGGAACTGGCGCGAATTGACGCAGCCGTCGCGGCGATCGAGGCCAGGAAAATTCGCTTCGACGGTTGGGCCACGCCCGGGGCCAACACGTTCGCGGGCGCGCTCGAACTCGCGCGCACGGTCGCACGCCGGGCTGAGCGCCGGCTCGTTGCGCTCAAGTCGCACGGCCGCACCGTGCGGCCCGTCGTCGGTCAGTACGTCAACCGCGTGGCCGACCTGCTGTGGTTGATGGCTCGCGAGGCCGAAAAGTGA
- a CDS encoding DNA topoisomerase IV subunit B has product MAQAYTEASIKTLSSTEHIRLRPGMYIGRLGNGAHAEDGIYVLLKESIDNSIDEFTMGYGRKIEIELQDRMVRVRDYGRGIPLGKVLECVSIINTGAKYDSETFKKAVGLNGVGQKAVNALSFSYRAQAFRDGQTKLVEFAQGKLRKDHKIAKTTERNGTLIEFTPDEALFGKDFKFRPEFIEDMLWNYAFLNRGLTLTFNGKAFRSENGLKDLLQKNLSGEPLYPIIHLEGEDMEVAFTHGAHYGEEYYSFVNGQHTTMGGTHLAAFREALVETVRNFFKRDYDAADVRQSIDAAVSVRVMEPVFESQTKTKLGSTDIAPGGPSIRDFIGKFVQQSLDGYLHKNRETADALRNKIEESERERKELAGIRSLARERAKKASLHNRKLRDCRLHLGDRNERAEESTLFIVEGDSAAGSLTATRDVQTQAVFALKGKPLNTFGLSKKVIYENEEFHLLQSALNVEDSMDGLRYNRVVIATDADVDGMHIRLLLISFFLQFFPDLIRNGHLFILETPLFRVRNKKETIYCYSEEEKQAAMKKLGASHEITRFKGLGEISAGEFKDFIGEAMRLEPVTLAHLNDSNELLGFFMGKNTPERQDFIIDNLKVEKDLVA; this is encoded by the coding sequence ATGGCCCAAGCTTACACCGAAGCGAGTATCAAGACCCTTTCGTCCACCGAGCACATCCGGCTGCGGCCCGGCATGTATATCGGCCGGCTCGGCAACGGCGCTCATGCCGAGGATGGCATCTATGTGCTGTTGAAGGAGTCGATCGACAACTCGATCGACGAATTCACGATGGGCTACGGCCGGAAGATCGAAATCGAGCTGCAGGACCGGATGGTGCGGGTGCGGGACTACGGTCGGGGCATTCCGCTCGGCAAGGTGCTCGAATGCGTCTCGATCATCAACACGGGCGCGAAATACGACAGCGAGACCTTCAAGAAAGCGGTGGGCCTCAACGGGGTCGGTCAGAAGGCGGTGAACGCACTGTCGTTTTCGTATCGTGCACAGGCGTTTCGCGACGGGCAGACCAAGCTCGTGGAGTTTGCGCAGGGCAAGCTGCGCAAGGATCACAAGATCGCGAAGACGACGGAGCGGAACGGCACGCTCATCGAGTTCACTCCGGATGAGGCGCTGTTCGGAAAGGATTTCAAGTTCCGGCCGGAGTTCATCGAGGACATGCTATGGAACTATGCCTTCCTGAACCGCGGGCTCACGCTCACGTTCAACGGCAAGGCGTTCCGTTCGGAAAACGGACTGAAGGACCTGCTGCAAAAGAATCTGAGCGGCGAGCCGCTTTATCCGATCATCCATCTCGAAGGCGAGGACATGGAGGTGGCGTTCACCCATGGCGCGCACTACGGCGAGGAGTATTACTCGTTCGTGAACGGCCAGCACACGACGATGGGCGGCACGCATTTGGCGGCGTTTCGCGAAGCGCTGGTCGAGACCGTGCGGAACTTCTTCAAGCGCGACTACGATGCCGCCGACGTGCGGCAGTCGATCGATGCGGCGGTGTCGGTGCGCGTCATGGAGCCGGTGTTCGAATCGCAGACCAAGACGAAACTCGGCTCGACCGATATCGCGCCGGGTGGGCCATCGATCCGCGACTTCATCGGCAAGTTTGTCCAGCAGTCGCTCGACGGTTATCTGCACAAGAACCGGGAGACGGCGGACGCGTTGCGGAACAAGATCGAGGAGAGCGAGCGCGAGCGGAAGGAGCTCGCGGGCATCCGCAGTCTCGCGCGGGAACGCGCAAAGAAAGCGTCGCTGCACAACCGCAAGCTGCGCGACTGCCGGCTGCACCTGGGCGATCGCAACGAACGCGCGGAGGAAAGCACGCTGTTCATCGTCGAAGGCGACTCGGCGGCCGGCTCGCTCACCGCGACGCGCGACGTGCAGACCCAGGCGGTGTTCGCGTTGAAAGGCAAACCGCTGAACACCTTCGGGCTCTCGAAAAAGGTGATCTACGAGAACGAGGAGTTCCACCTGCTGCAATCAGCGTTGAACGTCGAGGACAGCATGGACGGGCTGCGCTACAACCGGGTCGTGATCGCGACCGATGCGGACGTGGACGGCATGCACATCCGGCTGCTGCTGATTTCGTTCTTCCTGCAATTCTTCCCGGATCTGATTCGGAACGGACATCTCTTCATTTTGGAGACGCCGCTGTTCCGCGTGCGCAACAAGAAGGAGACGATCTACTGCTACTCCGAGGAGGAGAAGCAGGCGGCGATGAAGAAGCTCGGCGCGAGCCACGAGATCACGCGATTCAAAGGGCTCGGCGAAATCTCGGCGGGTGAGTTCAAGGATTTTATCGGCGAAGCCATGCGGCTCGAGCCGGTGACGCTGGCGCATCTCAACGACAGCAACGAGCTGCTTGGCTTTTTCATGGGCAAGAACACGCCGGAGCGGCAGGACTTCATCATCGACAACCTCAAGGTGGAGAAGGATCTGGTGGCGTGA
- the def gene encoding peptide deformylase: MSLRIVHYNDPVLRRKGEKITAFDKALSQLAKEMLATMQEAAGIGLAAQQIGRPVQLCVVDLRRAEIDFTWELDGAKPPLDLIMPMIITNPEITPDRETDVYLVEEGCLSFPKIRGDVPRPDAITVRYQDEHGTPHTLHCDGLLARCIQHEVDHLNGVLFIDRMEKKTRAAIDADVKTLAKITRAAAKLNPA, translated from the coding sequence ATGTCCCTGCGAATTGTTCACTACAACGACCCGGTTTTACGCCGTAAGGGGGAGAAGATCACCGCTTTCGACAAGGCCCTCAGCCAGTTAGCGAAGGAGATGCTGGCCACGATGCAGGAGGCCGCCGGCATCGGTCTCGCGGCGCAACAGATTGGCCGGCCGGTGCAGCTGTGCGTCGTGGACCTGCGGCGGGCGGAAATCGATTTCACCTGGGAACTCGACGGAGCGAAACCGCCGTTGGATCTGATCATGCCCATGATCATCACCAATCCGGAGATTACGCCGGATCGCGAGACCGACGTTTATCTCGTCGAGGAGGGCTGCCTCTCGTTTCCCAAGATCCGCGGCGACGTGCCCCGACCCGATGCGATCACCGTCCGCTATCAGGACGAACACGGCACACCTCACACGCTGCACTGCGATGGACTGCTCGCGCGCTGCATCCAGCACGAAGTCGATCACCTGAACGGGGTGTTGTTCATCGACCGGATGGAGAAAAAGACGCGCGCCGCGATCGACGCCGACGTGAAGACGCTCGCCAAGATCACCCGCGCCGCCGCCAAGCTGAATCCGGCATGA
- a CDS encoding S41 family peptidase — protein sequence MILFLAGCATVPTEYREPPPLTREERTAQNLRVFDRAWDLVNDRYFDEAFRGVDWPAMRERYRPQAAAAADAEALYKVVNQMCAELKESHLGALSPRRAHELETEHRPAIGIRWQLLEDQRVVVDVVPGGPADRAGIRRGWLVLKRNGTPLRDADTFITRLRDPVSFEFLDEHGAVRAFTLRPELLDFDRREVRPLEEGGFYLRFDRFDRSSLSWLSRQLKTHSTAPAVMIDLRSNRGGNTLVLDMAVAEFFKDRVAIGRLIRRSGRSKDVHSFAWLPAGYAGKVIVLTSQATASAAEIFTHVLQHYHRAVVIGQKTAGAVIYSRPYGLPDGGKIQVPIIDYVGLDGARLEGRGVGPDVEVPERSLADVRADRDPELARARELLRAK from the coding sequence GTGATCCTCTTCCTCGCCGGCTGCGCGACGGTTCCGACCGAGTATCGCGAGCCGCCACCGCTGACGCGGGAGGAACGAACCGCGCAGAACCTGCGGGTGTTCGATCGCGCGTGGGATTTGGTCAACGACCGGTATTTCGACGAGGCTTTCCGCGGGGTGGACTGGCCGGCGATGCGCGAGCGCTACCGGCCGCAGGCAGCGGCTGCGGCCGATGCAGAAGCGCTCTACAAGGTGGTCAACCAGATGTGCGCGGAGTTGAAGGAATCACATCTCGGCGCGCTTTCGCCGCGCCGCGCACATGAGCTGGAAACCGAGCACCGGCCGGCGATCGGGATTCGCTGGCAGTTGCTCGAAGATCAACGCGTGGTCGTGGACGTCGTGCCGGGCGGCCCCGCAGATCGCGCGGGAATCCGACGCGGCTGGCTCGTGCTGAAGCGTAACGGCACGCCGTTGCGTGATGCCGACACGTTCATCACGCGGTTGAGGGATCCGGTGAGCTTCGAGTTTCTGGATGAGCACGGCGCCGTGCGGGCGTTTACGCTCCGACCCGAACTGCTCGATTTCGATCGGCGTGAGGTGCGACCGCTTGAAGAAGGAGGCTTTTATCTGCGCTTCGATCGATTCGACCGCAGCTCGTTGAGCTGGCTTAGCCGGCAGCTCAAAACGCATTCGACTGCGCCGGCCGTGATGATCGATCTGCGCAGCAATCGCGGCGGCAACACGTTGGTGCTCGACATGGCGGTGGCGGAATTCTTCAAGGACCGCGTGGCGATTGGCCGGCTGATTCGCCGCAGCGGCCGGAGCAAGGACGTGCACAGCTTCGCGTGGCTGCCGGCGGGCTATGCGGGCAAAGTCATTGTGCTGACAAGCCAGGCGACGGCGAGCGCGGCAGAGATCTTCACGCACGTGCTGCAGCATTATCACCGGGCAGTCGTGATCGGCCAGAAGACGGCGGGCGCGGTCATTTATTCGCGACCCTACGGTTTGCCGGATGGCGGAAAAATTCAGGTCCCGATCATCGACTACGTCGGGCTGGACGGGGCGCGGCTGGAAGGCCGTGGGGTCGGCCCGGATGTGGAGGTGCCCGAGCGCTCGCTCGCCGATGTGCGCGCTGACCGCGATCCGGAGCTGGCGCGAGCGCGCGAACTGCTCCGCGCGAAATAA